In one window of Arachis ipaensis cultivar K30076 chromosome B06, Araip1.1, whole genome shotgun sequence DNA:
- the LOC107646946 gene encoding bromodomain-containing protein DDB_G0270170-like has translation MAKRIDGLQLASVSTTNQASIEWGQNEAGNVGKQQEQVQYMQNTSSSFQNNFHGDTYNSSWRNHPNLRWGDNQNQWQKNNNSNHSRNTHNQSHSSNHTNQYKKPQNTYQPPHNNPQTHQNNIPTSTSNPQNYHTSPANNLQQQQSTPIIPPTNYHENRISSLEAALQTIAQSTQTLIKGQERYEATMKNLERQVGQLAKQAERPTNVLPSDTIPNPREKCKALQLRSGKVIGETSNKEATKLKEQDTVDKQDEEKASTLQKSKEDEKPQSKTPTQDSHPNNKDDVKPQQESKNEGVKAYVPKLPYPTRIHKGTKDQQFPRFLEIFKKLEINIPLAEALEQMPLYAKFLKELITKKRSWQEKETVILTQECSAIIQRGLPPKLKDPGSFLIPCTIGNIAIDKSLCDLGASINLMPLTILKKMMIEELKPTRMSLQLADRSIKIPNGVVENLLVKVGNFIFPADFLVLDMDEEGSNSVILGRPFLATARTIIDVEKGEIIFRVHDEQMTINVFKAMQYPAEKESCMRVDVVESLVEEVFETNHQVKQKEVQDIQRQKENKLEAPEEPSEAKKEEAPQLELKSLPPILNTHSLVKRTASH, from the coding sequence ATGGCTAAGAGAATAGATGGTCTCCAACTAGCTTCAGTGAGCACAACAAATCaagcttcaattgaatggggtcaAAATGAAGCAGGCAATGTTGGGAAGCAACAAGAACAAGTTCAATACATGCAAAATACCTCAAGTTCATTTCAAAATAACTTCCATGGCGACACATACAACTCAtcctggaggaaccaccccaacctGAGATGGGGTGATAATCAAAACCAGTGGCAGAAGAACAATAACTCCAATCATTCCCGCAACACACACAACCAAAGTCACTCATCTAACCACACTAATcaatacaagaaaccacaaaacacatatcaaCCACCTCACAACAATCCACAAACTCATCAAAATAACATTCCCACGTCAACATCTAACCCACAAAACTACCACACTAGCCCTGCAAACAACCTCCAGCAACAACAATCTACCCCCATCATACCACCAACCAACTATCATGAAAATAGGATTTCAAGTCTTGAGGCAGCCCTACAGACAATTGCTCAGTCCACTCAAACTTTGATCAAAGGGCAAGAGAGATATGAAGCTACCATGAAGAACCTTGAACGGCAAGTGGGACAATTGGCCAAACAAGCTGAACGGCCGACCAACGTCCTCCCAAGTGATACAATACCAAACCCAAGGGAAAAATGTAAAGCTCTGCAGTTAAGAAGTGGCAAAGTAATTGGAGAAACTTCTAACAAAGAAGCAACAAAACTCAAGGAGCAAGACACAGTAGACAAGCAAGATGAAGAAAAGGCATCAACACTTCAAAAAAGCAAAGAAGATGAAAAGCCACAAAGCAAGACACCCACTCAAGATAGCCACCCCAATAACAAGGATGATGTAAAGCCACAACAGGAGAGCAAGAATGAAGGAGTGAAAGCCTATGTACCCAAGCTTCCATACCCAACCAGGATACACAAAGGAACAAAGGATCAACAATTTCCAAGgttcttggaaatctttaagaaacttGAAATCAACATTCCATTGGCAGAAGCTTTAGAACAAATGCCATtatatgcaaagtttcttaaaGAATTAATCaccaagaaaagaagttggcaagaaaaagaaacagTGATTCTCACTCAAGAGTGTAGTGCCATTATTCAGAGGGGACtgccaccaaaactcaaggatccaggCAGCTTCCTCATACCATGCACAATTGGGAATATAGCCATTGACAAAtcactctgtgacctgggagcaagcattaacTTAATGCCTCTTACCATACTGAAGAAAATGATGATAGAAGAGCTAAAACCCACAAGGATGTCACTCCAACTTGCTGACAGATCTATCAAAATACCAAATGGTGTAGTTGAGAACCTCTTGGTGAAAGTGGGAAATTTTATATTCCCAGCCGATTTTCTGGTCCTAGATATGGACGAAGAGGGGAGCAACTCAGttatccttggtagaccctttttggcCACAGCCAGAACAATCATTGATGTGGAAAAGGGAGAGATAATTTTCAGAGTACATGATGAGCAAATGACCATAAATGTCTTCAAAGCAATGCAGTATCCCGCTGAGAAAGAAAGTTGCATGAGGGTTGATGTGGTGGAGTCTTTGGTTGAAGAAGTATTTGAAACAAACCATCAAGTGAAACAGAAGGAAGTCCAAGACATCCAAAGACAAAAAGAGAACAAATTGGAAGCACCAGAGGAACCAAGTGAAGCCAAGAAAGAAGAGGCACCACAACTAGAGTTGAAATCATTACCCCCCATCTTAAATACGCATTCCTTGGTGAAAAGAACAGCTTCCCATTGA